One window of Acipenser ruthenus chromosome 17, fAciRut3.2 maternal haplotype, whole genome shotgun sequence genomic DNA carries:
- the LOC117423765 gene encoding zinc finger matrin-type protein 3-like: MAMNVENRGVYFQNNYINYTSQPTNYRSNNHFVHRLTGPDPKVKPLTNMCQQQPFRPMAPFQPDPLRFPPLSPGPLSQIPPHPLPQPPSPKSLPPPQEEETQAEGDQDSALEDLCRPLYCKLCNVTLNSAQQAQAHYQGKNHTKKLRNIYAGSQQPPPLRVPEVVEPPVHQLPLPATAPMTQSGSFKTGSRVILATENDYCKLCDASFSSPAVAQAHYQGKNHAKRLRLAEVQQRNTFIDTSQANQRQPRKDGNEFKVMKTRRNAYVPQNIPGPYYNPRPRQRIPRDLAMCVTPSGQFYCSMCNSGASEEAEFRLHLESKHHKSKVSEQRYRSEMENLGYT, encoded by the exons ATGGCGATGAATGTGGAGAATAGAGGTGTTTATTtccaaaataattacataaattatACCTCTCAGCCTACTAACTATAGGAGTAACAATCACTTTGTTCACAGGTTAACAG GTCCTGATCCCAAAGTGAAACCTCTAACGAATATGTGCCAGCAACAACCATTTCGACCCATGGCTCCTTTCCAGCCTGACCCTCTCCGATTCCCCCCTCTGTCCCCAGGGCCACTTTCCCAGATACCCCCTCACCCTCTGCCACAACCCCCCAGCCCCAAATCCTTGCCACCCCCCCAGGAAGAGGAGACACAGGCTGAGGGTGACCAGGACTCTGCACTGGAGGACCTCTGTAGACCCCTGTACTGCAAGCTGTGCAACGTCACCCTGAACTCTGCACAGCAAGCACAAGCTCATTACCAG GGTAAAAATCATACTAAGAAGCTCCGGAATATCTATGCTGGCAGTCAGCAGCCGCCCCCGCTCAGAGTTCCAGAGGTGGTGGAGCCCCCTGTCCATCAGCTCCCTCTCCCAGCAACAGCACCAATGACTCAG TCAGGTTCCTTTAAGACAGGTAGCCGGGTGATTCTAGCTACAGAGAATGATTACTGTAAGCTGTGCGATGCCTCGTTCAGCTCGCCTGCTGTGGCTCAGGCCCATTACCAGGGGAAGAACCACGCCAAACGTCTGCGGCTGGCTGAGGTCCAGCAGAGAAACACTTTCAT agacACATCACAAGCAAACCAAAGGCAACCAAGGAAAGATGGGAACGAGTTTAAAGTAATGAAGACCCGCAGGAATGCGTATGTTCCTCAAAACATCCCAG GTCCCTACTATAACCCGCGCCCTCGGCAGCGAATCCCGCGGGACTTGGCGATGTGTGTCACGCCCAGTGGCCAGTTCTACTGTTCCATGTGCAACTCTGGGGCCAGCGAGGAGGCGGAGTTCCGGCTGCACCTGGAGAGCAAACATCACAAGAGCAAAGTGTCCGAGCAGCGCTACCGCAGTGAGATGGAGAACCTAGGCTACACATAG